The sequence CTACATGCATTTGTTCCTTGTTGACGCGTCTCAGTCTGTCGTCGTCGTCTCTGAACTCTTGAATGTTCTGCCtctgataaaacaaaacacaaatatgatTTGAAAGTCAAATGGATGAGCAGAGAATACGgattaagtaataaaaaatacagtgacaACATGTTTCTtatctaaaaacaaacaaaaaattaccACTGTATTTACAGAAATCATTGCACTTTTAAGGTGATATATGGCAAAAACATTggaaacactttataataactgcgcactattaatcattagttaagcattaagaaacagttaattcatcatttataaagcattaatagacattaatAAGTAGTttacaaatacagatataaatgctttactgttgatttaaaagcatatctataatgcatttaatacttgttttttcatactttattaatgatcaatttataatttctaaatgaagtatagcattatttacacaccagttattaagaagttgtcagtggttcataagatcacttagaaattgtaagtaaatgattaataaactatttaaatgtgcattcctACATCTtattattcagacatatagtaatagttacttagagtgttaataaatggtttattaacatgtatttctactgtaattcagggttaattcaggtagctATAatacatatgtagttgttagttaactatttttgtgagctcatctgaAGTGatgactatttatgccttgtaaagcttttagaaatgagatttaaaggctattaatatttcatatttaagacATATCACAGTTTTCAAATTTTTACATCTTAATACCATATTGTCATGCTCTTTTATAATTATAGTATGgagtaataaaatacaatacaagtcACAAGCATTGTAACGGTGATATGATAATACCTTTCAACATACGTTTCAGCACACGGTTTTCAAAGACCACGGTTATCTTTAGCACTTcgagaaataaaattacaaagaTCCATTCCACGTtatctgtaaataaaaacagcaccTGACATGTCTTACAATGTTTTGACACTTGTCAGTGACTTACAAAACAACATTTCATATGTAATCATTCCCACAACaaatctaccaaaaaaaaaaaaaaaaaaaaaaaaaaaaaaaaaaaaaatattaataataataataataaataataaaaaataaaataaaataaaataaaataaaataaaataaagattaaattaaattaaattaaattaaattaaattaaattaaattaaattaaattaaattaaattaaattaaattaaattaagacaaaatacCTTTCTCCCAATCAAATATGACTAGATGAGCATAAATCACTAGAATGATATCCAggagtgttattattattgtccCCAATATTGTCATCCATCTGTGGTGAAGACCTGTGAATGAAAATATGACCTTCTACTTTAGCTTTCACAAATCACATACAACAACTCAGATCTGACACGGATCAATTAAgaaaagtcagcatgaaatcaaaatgtaacttttataaTGTTCTTAGTTAATGTTCTGCATGTTATTTGTTTTCACTCTGAACAATTAATTCACTCAGTTTTCACAAGACAACCAACAACCAATAGATAAAATCAAGTCATGtccagtatctatctatctatctatctatctatctatctatctatctatctatctatctatctatctatctatctatctatctatctatctatctatctatctatctatctatctatctaaatatatgcttttctgtctgtctatctgtctatctgtctatctgtctgtctgtctgtctgtctgtctatctgtctgtacaCCCTGCAAACACCCAGAACACaagcaatataaataattatatctgAAGTGTATTTTGCAGTactttatttggttgtgttgtgatcATTTGCAGTGCAgtaatttgcaggtgttttttttcaatttgcagtgcatttctttttttggttGTGTTGCAGCACACATGTTGTCAATTTGATGAAGTAGTTTAATTGATGTGCAggtgctttatttatttgcagcatgtttctttttttgtttgtgttttgagcATTTACAGCACActtgttgtcaaattgatgaaagtgtttttcttaaattgcaggtgttttttctttttgcatctgTCATGCCACACACCTGGATCACGGAACATAACAACGATCAGAACGTACTTTaaaatgtacttacatttaaatcttGCTTGCGGAAGAGATAAATGTGGTATACAGAACAGCATCGGTTGAACAAATACCACAATAAAAAACACTATCATGAGAAAATAGCAGTCCATTAGTTTCccattcaaacaaaacagtcaataatCTGTCATTAAGACACATCATTTTATTGATctgaatgtttaaatgttaaaatcactGAAATAAGAGTCTCAGATTTGTTTTACTTGGGGATCTCTTATTGACTTAATTTACATAACAATCTACATGTCAAAgagaaatttattaaaaaatatatatatatttattttttaaaatgtttattaattataaagaGATCAATATTCAGGTGTTACCTAAAGAGGGAAATCCAAATATGAACATCAACTGGAAAAATTgggaaaaggacaaaaaaaatgacaacaaaaaaaatataaaatcatcaaagcctataaaaagaaagaatgaaagcaaGTATGAAAATAAGATTTTGATATACAGGATACAGACTAACATGATGTGGGATAACTGTGATCTGCTGATTGGTCAACTTTAATGTCTGCCGTCTCTTTGGGCTTAGTCACATGATGTTAAACACCATTTCTATTCTCATGACACTGGAAACATTTTTATCAGAGTGGACACGACAATTGTCAACTCAAGGCTAAAATTCATGCATCAAAACTTAACCTGCAGCAGCTTTGAATGCTTTTATAACTCattttcatgttcaagaaaccagtctgagatgatttgagctttgtgacatggtgcattatcctgctggaagtagccatcagaggatggatacactgtagtcataaagggatggacatggtcagaaacaatgctcaggtatgCTGTGGAatttaaacgatgctcaattggtactaaatggcccaaagtgtgccaagaaaatatcccacacaccattacaccaccagcagcctgaagtGTTTAGACGAGGCAatatggatccatgctttcatgttctttatgccaaattctgaccctgtCATCTGAATGGCGCAGCAAAAAAAATTGagtctcatcagaccaggcactgtttttccaatcttctattgtccaattctGGTGATCCTGTGTgaacttcctgtttcctgttcttatctgacaggagcagcacctgGGTTGGTCTTCTGCTGATGAAGCTCATCTGTTTCAGGATTCGacatgttgtgtgttcagagatgatattctgcataccttggttgtaacgagtggttatttgagttactgttcttttctatcatctctaaccagtctgcccattctcctctgacatcaacaaggcattttcatccacacaactgctgctcactggatattttctctttttctgaccatgtaaaccctagagatggttgtgtgagaaaatcccagtagatcagcagtttttgaaacacTCAggccagcccgtctggcaccaacaaccattcctcattcaaagtcacttaaatcccctttcttcctcattcggatgctcggtttgaacttcagcaagtcgtcttcaccacatctagatgcctaaatgcattgagttgctgccatgtgattggccgATTAGCAGTTTGTGTCACCAAACAATtaaacaggtgtacctaataaagtggccagtgagtgtatatattATCTATagctaatttacatttattaatgtaataaatctGTGCTTACTTAGCCTGCCATTCTAATCAAACACAAACTCTTACCTTCACTCAGGAAGAGACTAGACAGCACAACAAATCCAAAGCATATTCCTGAGGATATACTGCTTTTATTGTTTGTATCATGTTCATGAATTTTCCAGCCATGAGCAAAAAAAACTTtagaaacagataaaaaaaaaaaaaaaaaaaatgtcacacaaGATACATGATGTCCTGGGCAAGAACAAAACACATGGTGTACACATGGTGAACTGAATAGTGTTTGTCAGTCAATTGTCATTGAAGCCATACTAACTTAATCTGAACCAGAGAAAGAGGAGATCATAtcatatatactataataattaATGAAAGTTGCATGCAATAAAGTATAAATTATAGAAGGATGTAATCTGATGATTTGGAAATGAAGAATGTATTAGACACTTGTGAGCTCTGTGTGTCCTTCAGTTAGTTTGAGTAATCAGGGTTGCTTCAGGATTCATGTTTACAGGGTTTTAAAGACAGAGTGGGGTAAGATTTAATGACTGGATTCTGGACAAATCTACTGACGTTAGTAAAACAGGTAATAATTCATAACGCATTTTATGTGTCAGAATAATTAATATGGTTTCTATCGTGTGAAATGTGAATTTACGCACCTGAATAAACAATGACTGTAAGAACAGTAAATTCTCTTTTTATTCTGAAAAACCTGACCCATGATTTATGATTGTCTGTGGAAagaaaagttgattttttttaagaGCACTAATGAACtgccattttattatattatgttagttCTGTCCTGATTGACTAAATTATGCTGTTTTCTGTTGACAGATATATAACATATTCTTATACGAAAACATGTTTGTGCATCACTGTGCAGATGACAAATGAATCCCACAGATACTTTAGAGCTAAATTGTTTAGACatgctttcaaaaataaaataaataaaaccatgttaaatttaaatacttCTCAACATACTCACACTTTACACTTTACAAAAGCATATTTTTAGAaccttgttattattattattattattattttctaaaaagaCTCATGGCTTTACTGAATGTAGTCTGCCACAAATATTTTCTACTGCTTATACTCTTCATTTTGGGTTAGGTCGGGGGTTGAACAAActgttaaaaaactaaaacaataataaataattgctcTTCAGTTGCTCTTTGATCCTTTGATCCTTTACTGTATTTAACTGCAATACaatttatcactaaaaatattgtaatattgtaatactaAGACTTAATATGTTGCCAACAATATACATTTACTaatcttcttaaaataaataaataaaagaataaacttTAAATCCTAACATACCTTGATGATTCTTCAAATAGTGCAAAGCCCACATCAACATTAAAGGCCTCAGAATATAAAGAGCACAGCAGGTGACCGTCTCATGCAGAGATCCTGGAACAGAATATTAAATTATGGACTTTAGATGATAAATGACAAAAACTGTGTGATAAAAAGTGTTGAAGAGTGCCATCATTAaatattacacacaaacacaacacaccgACGTGTGAGTCAAGGATGAGAAAAATCTGTACATTATTATGAACAGAAGACAAACAAAATCTACCATATTATtaagattaaattaatattatttaacacatttacaaaCATAACTAAGAACACTAAACTACTGCACTCACCTTCAGTAAAGCCCCAAAGCATGAAGGCAAAGAACAGACAGATGTTTGGACAAAAGACCAGAGAAACCTGAAGTTTCCAGATTATGCTGCTGGTGACTGGAGAGAAGTTGCAGAATAAAAcacagttaaattaataaaacactgaaacatagagatttaaatcataaaaataagaacaattaaTAAGAACGAGCACAGTTCTACCAGTGTTTTTATATCTGTAGTAGATCAGAGAGCAGAGCAGAAGTACAGCTCCAGATCCAGcagcaaaacagaaaaataacacaGCTATGTGCCAAGAAGAGAAACCTGTGAAACACAAACATCAGGaataactgaactgaatcaacttgGTGTATTTAGTCATTGTTTCTTATAGAGAAATAATCAGGAGGTTTGCAATGTATTCTTTAAATTAATTCCTAAAACTATCAGGAGCAGCTACTTTAATGTTAAAAGATATTGATTCCTTTTAAATAGAAACTCTTTTAAGCTAgtataaatatcaataaatagcAACTTATAAACACTCAAATGCAAATAACTAATGACACACAGGTTCATACCATATCAAAAGCagaatattcaaatgatttttggGTAGAGTTAATAAAAATTGTCACAACAAATGTGTACATTTAAATTGAGTGGAAACAGACATAGTTTACTATTGGTTTTGTTGGTCGACTCACCCAGTTTCTCCAGTACCAGAGTTGCATTGGCTGAAAGTCCTCCAGCAAACACTTGACACATGTAAACTCCTTTATCCTCAGATCTGACACTCTTCAGTCTGAGAGAGAAGTTTCCTTTGGGGATTTCAGCAGGGAAGAGCTCAACTCTGCTTCTGTATTGCTCATCTGATGAATCTGGTAAAGTCTTATTGTTTTGGAAGAACAGAACCAGAATATCTCCATCTGTTTTCCTCCATAAAATCTCTTCAATGTGTTCAGGTTTGATGTGAGAGTCTATAGAGCAGTTCAGAGTGACATCCTCACCATCATGTGCAGATACAGCCCGATCTGATCCTGATACTATCAAACACTCTGagagaataaaaattatttaaattccaTTACACAAAATACATCCAATGTCATTTATATTTTCTACAGAATTCAGGTGACTCTCACTCACCATGTTTTATCTGAACCACAGTCTCTCCAGAATCCTGCTGACTGTAAACTCTACATGTGTATCGTCCCTCATCTTCAGCTCTCAGATTGTCCAGACGGAGAGAGAAGTTTCCATGTTGAATCTGATCAGTAAAGAAATTAGCTCTATCATGATAATCCTGCTCCTGAGACTCTGGTCGACTCTCACCATCTTGATACAGATGAACCAGAGTCTCTGAGTCTGTTCTTCTCCATTCAACCCTCAGATCCTTCATTAGCAAGAGTTCATCAACATAACAGGGCAAAACCACTGAAGATCCCAGATGAGCAAACATAAGAGCAGAGGGACCGTGCACAGTGAATgctgaaaacagagagagaaatgacagcttgttttacaatttcattttaatgtatatgGATGCAAACTTACTGAGATCATAGTGACATATAAAAGCATTTATGGTGGTGCTCCTTACAAAAAAAGATTATGAGATGATGTCAAAtgtactttcactttctttttgaaAATTTTTGTTCAGCTGGTCAAATCATGTAACAAGGAAATACAACCTGAGTAAAACAGAATGCATCGTAGCAAACCAGAGAGGTAGTTTAAATCATGTTCTGTAAAGCTAAAGTACTAGTATAAGAACTTTAATTTCCATAACATACGGGTAATTTATAAGGGGTCTGGAATTGTGAAAGGCCAGAGTCTAATGAAACTTATCTGCTTTCTAACATTTTAGTttactaaaattataaatttCTGAAAATCTTCCACTATATGAAATGAGAAATACACCAGAATAAGAGATGTGGATACAAATCTAAATCAACTGCTGAAAGCTAAAAACATCAAGCAGAATCATGTAGAAAATCATTAGTTAAACAGGAAAGATTCAGTTTAAGCTGCTCTTAATGTTAACACTACATTACAAATACTACATTAAAGATATCCATATGTAGGCACAAACTCATTTTAAGCACTTTAGCAGAAGCCTCtatagcaaacaaacaaacaaacaaaaaaagatcaaaacaaaatactttttatttccaAAACATTAAATGATAATGTTGTAGAGATTAAAATGGAACATAATTAGTCATAAGATTTGTATGCTgtgttatttgaataaaataatcagaGAAAATAATATACATACCTTCAGATATTACTGGAATTATacccacacatatacacataaacagGTCCATGTTCATTTgaaattagaaatatttatttggaCTGTCAAAGGTTTGCTAGCGATAATGAGCATGAAGGTAATGTTTaaacctgtattttttttttcttcttgtgacTGACAAAGATTTTTGAACTGCGAAACTTCAGCTTATCCAGAAAAACCAGTTGGTTTGGAAAGTACATCATGGagaaaaaacaaatatgaaaagcATCTGTAAAAAGAGCAATCTGAAACTGTACACAATTCTCAGATGATTTTAGAGCAGAAGTTTCACACTACATTAAAGTGTGTTCCTGAATTAGTCACATTCATCTGCTGTTGGATGCTTTACCACAAGTTTAGAACATATTTGCTTCTTAAAACAATCAGACCACTTTCTGTACATACAATATTCTGTACAATATAATTATAGGGGGGAAATGTGTTAAGTCTTTCATGTAGGCAGTAGGCAAGAAGCACAAAACTGTGTATTCCACTTAATAAACTTTAATAACCACCATGAACAAGCAGGATAACATGCATGCACATGTTCTGCATACTTTCTTACTCTTCTCACTTATTTCCTATGTATATATCTAACTCAAGAAGCTTGAGTGCCATCTACTGGTGCACTAATGTAAGGACATCACAAAAGGATACAGTTAATTTAAAGGGGTAATTTAAAGGGGGCATGTTGCCTTGACTATATAAGTGGTTAGGTTGGCTAAGACATTAAATAGTCTTTTGGTGGCTTTTCAGCTGAATTGAAACAGTAACAGAGATTCTGAGGTGTGTGTTCGATGAATACTTTACTGCCCATAGGCCTCAGGAAAGGATTGGTAAATAACAAAGTTAAAGAGAATTAACAAATCACAGACTCTAGGTTTAATTGCCTTTTACGAAAcatcccaactttttttttttttttttttttttttttagggtcgtattagaagtttttttttttaatgttttaatgttcagAAATCTTACTTTACtaagttttgatcaatttattaaatgaaaacatcCCAATATTTTTCAGGTTCAAATTTACTCGCTAATCTCTCAAGGATAATCTTTGGTATCTGCATtagttttgttcgttatctggctcggctctgtgttcatcttcagttctctcttcacagcagttcagtcagtgtactgtttgagtacatgaa comes from Carassius auratus strain Wakin chromosome 3, ASM336829v1, whole genome shotgun sequence and encodes:
- the LOC113054297 gene encoding butyrophilin-like protein 2, yielding MDLFMCICVGIIPVISEAFTVHGPSALMFAHLGSSVVLPCYVDELLLMKDLRVEWRRTDSETLVHLYQDGESRPESQEQDYHDRANFFTDQIQHGNFSLRLDNLRAEDEGRYTCRVYSQQDSGETVVQIKHECLIVSGSDRAVSAHDGEDVTLNCSIDSHIKPEHIEEILWRKTDGDILVLFFQNNKTLPDSSDEQYRSRVELFPAEIPKGNFSLRLKSVRSEDKGVYMCQVFAGGLSANATLVLEKLETMTKYTKLIQFSYS